DNA sequence from the Oryza brachyantha chromosome 5, ObraRS2, whole genome shotgun sequence genome:
tagatctagataaattattcttattttattctaGCACGTTGAATCAAGAATGATCTTggcaaaaacatattattaaattgtTAAGTCAGTGATATTTTAACACTAATGACCACGAATGTGCCGTTGTCAACACGTACGTCAGCAATACTAGGATTTAGAAGTGTCTATGGAACAAAACTGAtgtgtaaaaaaatgtaaacgGATGGGAGTAGTGTTCTATCTGTtcaaagtctttttttttatctcaacaAAGTATAGGGGTCATATTTGGTTTTGTAGGGAAAAATACGTTTCATTAATTATAGATTgacaaatttagttttttcggTGACTGTAATTATGAATGTATAATTTCAACTATTGGGtagaataataaataatagcaaatttatattttttaatttcagtgGGGCGAGAAAGTAAATACAATGGAAAtgcgttttatttatttagctaTTAATGAAATGTGGAAAACAAGAcactaaaattcaaatagtaGTCTCCAAAGATTATTTATTggatagaaatatacaaactGTTTTGCAAAGTAAGcaacaaaatttttctatattggtTATTTTTTGAAGTCCATTCAAtgtcccctctctctcttttatcttttcactcTCTCAAtacccccctctctctcggctATCGGGCCACGGCGGTGGGCAACGGGTTGGGGCGGCGCATCGGGGGCGTTGccctgggcggcggcggtggaggcagATTGACCAACGGCGAGACAGGCCGGGGGCCGCGTCCGATGAAGATCTCGGGGACGGCGCGTTGGGGACGGCGGACCTCGGCGGTAACGTGGGTGACCTCGGCAGCCACGGGTCGAGGGCGGCAGCCGTCGCGTCCCCGCGGAGATCTCGAAGGCGCTGGCCGGGGCGGTGACGATGGTGGTAGATctaccgacggcggcggagctttTGCGGCGGCTCGTCGGGGGCACTGGACGGGGcagcgacggtggcggcagaTCGACCAACGGCGCTGGAGCACGGGCTGGGGCAGCGGCAGAGAGCGCGCGGCGAGCGCTggccgtgcggcggcggcctcctgcTTCTCCTCCCGTGCGGCCCGCGGCGGTGGCCTCCGCTTCAGGAACCCGTGaagggaagaagaaagagaagagagggagcAACCGGCAGTGCCACGTTGTGGCACAATCCTAGCCAATCAATCTGCTCATATTTCGTATTATAGAGATTCCGGGAGGAGAATAGTGTTTGTCCGTTCGAGCATTATTCCTTGATCCTCTACTGATAAATAACCAAAACTTTGTCATATCTTGGGTACGGTTGCTATCTACTACAcagaaaaattttggtagcaaTCCAAATGGATATATGACTGTACAGAACTTAGGACCATCAATCGTGTTGGTAAGACGCATCCATATAGAGATCTGGGCATCTAGCCGGACCTTCTCTCGCTGTGTGTTCATGGCCATCCACTGATGCAAGATGGATATGGGGACCTGAAGGGTGAAGGTTCCTTGGAGCTTTGCTGAGGCACGGCTCGGGCAGGGACCAGGCCACCGGGGTCTGGAGCTTCCGTAGCCAGGGACAGGCGGCAGCGGCTCATGTGCGGTCAGTGCGGATGTGCCTCTTGCTCCCGCACATCAATTTTCGAGGGATCCGGATTAAATAAGATTGTCACTTAATATTATCGGTGACATTAAGTCAATGACGTGTGAGATCCACATGTGTCTGGATCTACGTGGGTCCTACGTATCAGTGACTCAATGTCACCGAAAATGTAACGGGACAATGTCACTGAATCCCGTCTTTTTTGAGCGAAGGATCATTTAGGCGGGTTAAAAAATTGACttattatatttgatttggGTAGAGGGAATGTGAGGTAGGAAAAAGGATCTAGAGGTAGAAAGCCTaaaatctatctattatatataaaataatagaaaatttcTTTACTTTGTCCCTCAcgagttaaaaattttgagattaatcgaagaaaataggacaaaaaagtaaaaaaaaatcaatcggacaaaaaaatatcaattggaCATTCTAATTGCTAGGCAGTATGGAAGGAGTGGACCGAATTTAAATCAATCGGACATTCTAATTTGTCGGCAGTATGGAAGGAGTGGACCGAATTTTCCGTGGTGTGGAGCATATACAGCGGATCATTAATGAGGAATATCGAAAGTTCtttctcattttttaaaagaaaaaataattaagatctATATATAAACCACTTTTATTAAGTCTATTTATTAACATGCTAATAATACTTTTTAGTAAAATTCCGTAAGGCATGGGAGATATgctagtattatatattaagtaATAGGAAAATGAGTCTCTGCATTGTCTCTAATGTGCTagaattttaagattaatcgaagaaacaaaggagaaaaataaaaaaagatcaattgGACAAAAAAGTCGTCTCTCATGGCGtggaaattctgagattacttgaagaaaaataggagaaaaaaagatcaattgGACAAAAAAGTCATCTCTCAAgggctagaaattctgagattacttgaaaaaaaataagagaaaaaagatcaatcagTCGAAAAAATCAATCGGACATATCTGGATCTCTTATAGAATCCTAATcaatagcaataaaaaaagagaaaagatcaaTCGAGAAAAGATCACGTCAATCAGacattggaagaaaaaaaattaattggacaaaagaaaaaatgtcaATCGGACAGATCAGGTTCTCTTATAGAATCCTGATCAACATaagaggaaaaaagagagagaaaagaacggTTTCTTTTGAACCggacaataaaaatatgttattttttaaaaattagacaaggaaataaaagatcaactaaaaataaagaaaaaaataaaaagggtaCATGCGtaataaagtttagaaaaatctaaatctcgcataattttttttaagtaattgatattgagggaagagtccatctataataGAATTTGGAAATCTTggatcaaaaaatttaaaagaattaatattaagggacgagtccatctataaatacaatttagaaatatctaaaattccggttaaaaagaatcatattagaaatataatttcagaattaaaataaagaaaataataaaaagagttcATGGGTAAATGCaattagaaaaaatcaaatctcagattaaatttttttaaataattggtATTAAGGGAAAAGTCCATCTGTAAATATACTTTgaaaagatctaaaatttcagtttaaaatttgaaaaattaagagaaagtgtccatttataaatataatttagaaatatctaaattttgagttataaattaaatattatgcagaaaagagtttatgtacCAATACAGTTTAGAATATAAGTAAATGAggttttatgtaaaaatataatttagaaaaatttaaattcaaattaaacaattaaaaagtaatcaTTATCtatataagagaccctataatataatttataacgaTACTAACAGCGCATATACGTGGACCACCACgctaatttattaaaaaaactgagaaaGCCTGAAAACCCCAGAGCCACAGAAAACATGAAAACCCCAAAAGCCAGGGATCGAGTCAAGTTCGATTTTTGTTTCTCTCAACTGCTGAACTCGCGCTTAGGTTTTTTACCGGGCATTTTCTAAGCCCTACTCGAAACCCGGGTTCGCCGGGGTTTGAACGTTGCCTATCATCAACTAACACATGCAGGTCTTTGGGGGTTGAGCTGAGGGCTTAACTGCAATTTGCTGGTCCTTGAGGTTAAGTCTTAACTGCAATAAATGCAATCCTTGATCTTGAACATCGTCGTCTCTTTCCTCAAGATCAAGTTCTGCCAAAGCTGTACTCCCCCcgtcccaaaaaaaccaattttttagtttttgtgtCGAGCATTTAaatatccgtcttatttaaaaaaattttaagaaatttttaaaaaattagtcacatataaagtactattcatgttttatcctctaataaaataaaatcataatcgtaaatttttttaataagatgaagagttaaatattatatctaaaaactgaaaagttgataTGTTTGgtaacggagggagtacgtaAGCTCAAACATCTTGACTCTTGAGCTCCGTTGTTTCGCTTATTCAAAAGAGTAAACGAAATTACGTCTTTTAAACGAAAAATACTCTATATATgactcaaaagcaaaaatttaaaataaatcaagatggaaaactataaaatcaaatctaaaactaatttttaaaatttagattttggcttataaacggTTGTAACCGTGAAACAACATGCACAACATGCAGTAAGATTCCTTGACCTCAACCGCCATGGTTGTTCTCCAGCAATCGAGATCAACAAAATAGTGCAAACGAAAAAAGAAGTGGTCCTCACATGTCAGCCGAAGTACCGTTTTATCTCATATAATGAGTCATACATCAACTGCGATTCCGTTCCGGCCCAATCATAGTGGGCCTCAGTCCTCTTGTGGGCTAGGCCTTATTTGGTTTTatgttttttgcaaatataagaATGTGTGTTTCTTTTATCATGTTTCAACTTTTTTTCGAGGATACAATGTTTCACATTATTATTGGGTTTCCTACTTTCCATGCAAGTATTCGGTGTATTACTCTTAAGTTGATAGTGAATGTTGGTTGTTCTGCAATTATATGGTTAGCCTTAGAGGCAATTTTAGCTCAATCTTTCGAGAAATTAAGAATatgcaaaacaaattattaatgattaaaagtGACTTTtagttaaaacttttatatacatattcttaacgatctaaaagcaaaaatcTATCTCTCTCTACCCCCATCCCCAAATATCTTTCCTTTGATGAGTTGCACTAGCTATGATGCTACAACACCCATGTATTTCTATTAATTTGGTTAAGCTTCACCTTCTTCTAGAGTGAAAAGGACCTAATTTGCCAGCGGTGGGACACAATGGTCGCTCTAGTTGGGTCTTGGGTGTTAGAAACACGATATTGCTTAAGTAGCAAGTACCGTTGTCAGTTTAGTTGGTTGAGGCGATGATAGTTTAGATTATTGCATATGACATACATTCGATCTATCTAGACACTGAGACTACCACACACCTTATGTTGCATAGGAGCACAATAACCACCTATGGATATGAATATGAGAAAGATAAGAGGGTAATCTGGATAAGGAAGGTTGCTGTGGAGTCCAATCCAAATACGATCAAGACTATCATACCTGTACATGCTAAGGATGGCTCGagttttacttaaaaaatcatgtcaTCGCatgatataaatacaaaagTTTTTCTAGGATGAGGAGACATCGAATATTTAACTCAAGGCTTAGACACCTACGGTCACCAAACTATAACCTTTGTTTTCTTGACGAGGTTAGTTGGTAGGCTACGCACACGTTTCTCAAATCTATTCACTTGATGTGTTTCCATTGTCTATGTGCTATATAAACTGAATGATAACTATTACATATCTTAAGGGTCTgaatcaatataaatatatatatatatgtatcctaagttttattttactatatatttatgaatgcCACCTATACCAAATGACTATATTCCACTTTGCTACTGTAATCAATATCTCAGTACTTATAATAGGTATGGGCAACAAGATCGGTTATGACAACGAGCTTGTTCTCGGTATGAATTGATTGATCTAtcgtgattaattaattattaaaggATGTAAAGGACTTTTATCATccccataaaaaataataaaaagaaaaacaatggcAGACTTGACAAAGTGTAGTGTTGTATTTCTAAAAGTTTAGATCTTTCGGTGGTAGCGCGTGTATGAAGATGTTTCCATTGTGCACGTGAAATCAAGATATTTCCAATTCCACGAAAtcaaattttccttttcacAAACATATGCTGATGATGGAACAGTAGTACAAGTTAATAGTCAGTTACATCCTCCtatatcaaaataagtttatcttttaaatttaaagcatAAATATTAACTTATTTCGAAACAGAAGAAATACTTGGTCATCCGACACCGTTGCTTTTGCAGGTTAACTTAACATCAAAGAaacttcttcagttcatccaTCTGAATTACTTGATCATTAATGCAATGTCACAATCATATCAGAGCTTGTATTATCTAAACTCGGAGAAAAACCCAACCCCATCAAACTTAGCCATATTAAAGCCCTCTTTTTCTGAAGTCCAATATGGCAAGCTGCAGGCAGCCAGGGCCCACAACAAATCGGCAGCAGTCGACGCCTCCTCCACGGGTCCAAAGCTCGAACGCAAAGACGTGTTCGGTCCGGCACATCGCGGGGGGGATCCGACCGAGAGCGGGCCAGGTGGCCGACCCCTTCCTCCACGTGTTCCCTTTACTAGCCGTCCGATCAGCTGCTGCGGCCGCATCCGACGGCTGCCACCCCTCACGCCTCGTTGTTGTTGTCCCCTTGCTCCTCGCCTCGCTCCCATCCAATATCATCACCACCGGCATCGTGGGGGGCGGGACGGGGCGGaggcgtggtggtggtgctcggtctctgaggcggcggcggcggcggcggtgaggaggagggaggagagatgGCTGCGGCGATGgggagggcgcgggcggcaaGCCTGGCTGCGGCGgtgagggtggcggcggcgacggcgcggccggcgtcgagcgtggccgcggcggccggggtgGGGTTCGCGGGCCTGGTCGTGCAGGGGGAGGACACGCCGTTCGGGTCGGTGTGGTGGTGGGCGTACGCGGGGATATCGTGCTTTCTGGTGCTCTTCGCCGGGATCATGTCGGGGCTCACCCTCGGCCTCATGTCGCTCGGCCTCGTCGAGCTGGAGATCCTCCAGCGCAGCGGCACCGATGCGGAGAAGGCTCAGGCTGGTACGATTCGACACCCTAGccatttttcttctcctcctacCCCGTGTTGCGATCGATCTGGTTGTGGTTTAGGAGCCATTTCTAGGAAGTTTCATATTGGAACAACCCGTCGTGCTCGATCTGCTTGCAATTTTGCGAGTGGTTTTTATGAGATATTGGGTTTGGATGCGGGTATTATGTTACATCACATTGGGGATTCACGAGAGTTTCTGCTATTTTCAAATTAGGATCTACTGCTGTTGTTTCGTTAAGGATTCGCTGACTTTGATCATGCTTGTCATATGCTAAGTCGTCAGGTTGTTGTATAGAAGCGAATATACATTACTATGCTGATATAAAGTGTGCTGTGAGAAAAAGGTAGAACAAGCAAAAAGACAGTAAGATTCCTCTACAAAAATGGGTAGTAAGGAAATAAGAAAAGGAGGTGCGGGTGGGGTTTGGCTTTATTCAAGATTCACCTCTTTCTGGAGAGATATAAAATGATCCATTGGTCAGTGGGAATTGGTCAGTGGGAAGTGGAACTATGCAATGGATGGTCATAGAGATGTTTGTGAGGGTAGCGTGCAGCTAAGACTTTTCACACGTAGGATATATTCCATTATTCCATAGTTTTTCTGGTGGTCTTGTTTATCCTGCTATTTTTCTGTGAGGTAATCTTGCTCTGTCTAAAATGCAATTTGGGCATTATGGATCTTCACCATTTGATCTAAAGTATTCCCTcctttccatattataaggcCTTGCTTAGATTCACatgtatgctaatgaatctaaacatatatacaaaacatatacatttatacatgaatgaatctagacaaacccagaaagtcttataatatgatacggagggagtatatgttaaCAGGGGCTGTTAAAATTGGTAACTTGGGATGATAAAATGATGCTGCTTGTGAAGTATTATTGCGAGCACTTTCAGCACTTCAGTAACTCATGTTTACTTTCTAGCGGATGCTAATGTTGCTTATACTCTTTTTGACTCAATATTTCATGGATAAGCTCCATTGTTGATTGTTTGGTAACCtttctatcatttttttgtAGCTGCCATCCTCCCAGTTGTTCAAAAGCAGCACCAGCTTCTTGTCACCCTGCTCTTGTGCAATGCTGTTGCCATGGAGGTATATAACtttgctttaatttttttttatcatctaccAGTTACCACGCTATTTTGCACTACATGCAAAGATAAAAGGTATTAGCAGGTGAACGTGTTTGAAAGTATGTGTGTTATTTGTTTTGACATATTTGTTTAACATATCTTGTTCGGAGAGAAGAATGGTAAATACCGAAGATGCCTCTGTTGGTTCAGTTTTGTCCATATTGCAGCTTGATTTCCAGTCTGTGAGCATCTTACAAGTGGGAATCCAAGTGTCTTGAATTCTATGTTAGGTCCCCAAATACTAGGTATCTATGCATGATGATTAAGCTACAAGTCTATTGGCCATCTACATTCTGCAGTAATCTATCAGATTGTGTATCATAAGGTTCTATAAAGTGACTATATTGAAGTTAATAGTATATAGATTACATCCCTCATTTAATTACCTAAttctctataatttttgagGTTCTATTAGGTTTAGCTTGTTAACTTGTTGTCTTCCTCAACAATATGTTCAATCTTCTCACCTACTCATTAAATTTGCTAATAAGATAATTCACTTGGAAGTTTGAAACGCACTGGAAATTATGGTATAAGATTAAACACCTAGAAAGTACAGCAGAAAGAGGAGTGCTATGGGCTAGGTGGATAACATTTTCAAGGATCCTGAGCCCAatatttgcaattttttctttgcataTAATGTAGCTGAGTTGAAATGGATCTTATGCATTCTATTCACATATCTTATGCACATTGTTTTGTTTAGTCAGTGACTCTTCCATTTGCATCTTTGGGACTTTTTTCAGGCTCTTCCTATATTCCTTGACAGGATCTTTCATCCTGTTGTTGCTGTTATCTTATCAGTAACATTTGTGCTTGCTTTTGGAGAGGTACTGTATGCTATGCCCCAACACTACTGTTTCTGTATGGTCTTACAGATGGTCTGATtgattattcaaattttaacgcTAGGTTATACCACAAGCAATCTGTACCAGGTATGGGTTGGCGGTGGGTGCTAACTTTGTATGGCTTGTACGCATCCTCATGATCATCTGCTATCCTATTTCTTATCCCATTGGGAAGGTAAATCAGCAAAACTGAAATGCCTCATTGAACTCCCTACTATAACAGAATCTTTTGGACCTTATCTAATGGCAAAGACTTTGAATTGTCATGGATtagatattataatatttgtgCTTCTGAGTCATCTCTTCAAGTCTTCATTCAATTTTGGTACCATAGTCAATGCCTCGAGGGACCcttttttaaagtaataacAATACGCCTTCACAAAATGGCCCTGCGCTACATGTCTttcaatatttgaaaataagttaCCAGCTTTGATTAGATTAGGTTACCCAGTGCTCTTAGCGTGTGTCTTGTAGTGCTATGGAAGCTTATATTACCAGTACCTCATCCAGGATTTGTCATACTTCCTGTTTTTCAACAAAATGAGCATGTGTTATACTACATTGCAGTACAGGTGATTCAGTGCATGTTTGAATTGGTGCAGAGACAATGTATTCTCTTGCATATGTTATGCCTCTTAATAAAAAACTGATTTGATTTTGTAATTTAGAGTAGCATGCGATTTGACTTTGTGGTTCAAAATCTTCCAAATTTAACTTGAGATGATTTATGGACTAGTTACTTAAAGtggttaaaatatatattgtccaTTTGTTGCAGCTCCTAGATTGTGCTCTTGGGCATAATGAATCTGCACTCTTTAGGCGAGCTCAATTGAAAGCTCTTGTCTCTATACATAGCAAAGAGGTAACATTATCTTACTATGCAACTTATTAAGAAGTTGGCATCTTCTCAAAAGGTTGTATTACGGTTCAATGCTTCTGCCATGGCAGGCTGGCAAGGGTGGAGAGCTTACCCATGATGAGACTACAATCATAAGTGGAGCATTGGACTTGACTGAAAAGGTGTacaattttaaactttgactTCTAATTTTATAATGAATGATAGAGTCGGGAGGAATCATTGGCAATCAAAATTGAAATGAGCTTGTTACAGTGTTACTTGAGTTGCTTTTAGATAAGGCTTATTGATTTCTCTCTTTGGGTTATAGGGGACTAAAATGTTGACTCTGTATTGTCttttacatgtttatatttaacaatGGGCTAGCATCTAAAGTGATCTTGCATATCTGATACTGCTATATTTCATGGCTTCATGCTTTATGTTCTCAGGCTCCTCAGTTTCTCTATTTTTGACTCTTTACTGAGCAAAATAGTTGTGGTTCTTATTTTGCATACACAGTGCTCACAGAGAAGCACTTTGATGTGGACAATCATTTTTAGTTGACTTCAGCAGAAACCTCATTGTTATTTGTGTGCAGACTGCAGAGGAGGCTATGACACCTATCGAGTCAACTTTCTCATTAGATGTGGACTCCAAGTTGGATTGGTACATTTACACTTTATATTCCATAGCCCTTGCTCATGTTCCTTATtgttgattttatgttttcttatATCACCTCTTTCCTTATTagttgcattcaatcaaacatAAACAATCTTTTTCTGCGCTACATATTTGTGGACCTAAGTTTAGATGGTGTAATCTTTTGTTGTTTGACGTGCATAATCgttaataaatatttgcaaacagtATAtacattttgcatttttttgaaAGGTTCAATGCTCCACCAATCTTCTTATCTACTTCTATTTACAGGGAAGCAATTGGCAAAATTCTTGCTCGGGGCCACAGCCGTGTGCCTGTGTACTCTGGAGGCCCTAGGAATATTATTGGCCTCCTGCTGGTAGGTACCAATGCTGCCATGTAGTATTACCCAGTAATTTGTTTGTATGCATATTGCTTCACTATGTcaacaattttgaattttttacagGTGAAAAGTCTTCTGACAGTTCGTGCTGAAACAGAGACACCAGTTAGTGCTGTTTCCATAAGAAGGATTCCAAGGTTGTGCCgcaaatttattaaattatatgtacTTTAGAATAATTGTCTTCCAATATGTGATAAAATGTTCTGATAGTTGAGGTATCCTCTTTGCTGTATTAATATTTGCAAACCATCTTCCTTCTTTCTGACAAGTAATCAGTCAGTGACTCAATATTTATCTTCTTCAGGGTTCCTGCAGACATGCCTTTATATGACATACTGAATGAGTTTCAGAAAGGGAGTAGTCATATGGCTGCTGTTGTGAAGGCTAAGCCCAAGAATGTTCCACTACCTgacaaaactgaaacaaacAGGGAAGTAGCTGGGGAACCACAGCTGACTGCTCCCTTACTATCCAATACTGATGAAAGGGCAGAAAATGTGGTTGTTGATATTGAAAAACCACAGAGCAGGCAGGTTAATGGAAACAAACCCCATTCAATACAGCATTATGATACACCACATACAATGTCTCGTTCATCAGAGGATATAGATGATGGTGAGGTTGTTGGTATCATCACACTGGAAGATGTGTTTGAAGAACTATTGCAGGTAAGCTTAAGTATGCTACATTTTTCTATGTAAGGTAGGGTTGCGTTATCTTCCTGTGGTGTAGAACTCAATATGTTGTTGAGTTGTTCAttgaccaaaagaaaaaaaaatgatctaaaGTATATTGAAGGGAACATATAGCTTGATAAAGTTTTAACTTCTGTGGCttggagaaggaaaaaaaaaactgatttaTTGGTTATAGTACTTTTGTAATGTTATTGACTCTCCTTGAGTACTGCCAGTTGGAAAACAATTTATcctttaaaaacaattttgtatGCATATGCTCTGCAATTGCTATTGTGATTTGTCCTAAAAAAACGCTCAAGTGACAATCTGACCACATATTATATACCCAGATTCTGTCTTTCATAAAACTAAATCATATCACATGTTGATGCTGttgtttttcgtttttatGATTGGAATTCTTCAGTATCTCAAAGTTTAGTTCTTATTTACAGGAGGAGATAGTGGATGAAACTGATGAGTATGTTGATGTTCATAAGAGGTATGTCTCATCCTTACATTTGCTACTCCCATCTTGAAGCTTTTGCAGAGCATATTATATGCAAATGAATTTTCTCCATTATAGGATCCgagtcgctgctgctgctgctgcatcttcAGTTGCCAGGGCTCCATCAGTTCGGAGATTAACGGGACAAAAAGCTGCAGTAAGTACTATTTTTCTATTGCTTTACAGCCATATTGGCCAACATGAAGGTTGGATAACACAAGTTACagaaatatatgaataatattgtCACACAAATCTATTGGCTTGTTGCACTAGATATTGAGAATATACTGCATcatatcttttatatttttctttaggaaTGATCATGTAAGCGTTCTGACAGGGTGGGTAggtattaataaaattcctgTTATGTGGATTGGGTGACTTGAAAATTCGACAATCATCTCAAGCGTACTGGGTATTGAAAACTAGCTGTCCTATCAAGACTCAAGATTTACCTCATTTATGTTAGAAGTTCATGCCCTGGCATGCTTGAAGTTAGATTAATTTGATGCTCATTTTTCTGCTAAGAAATTGAGCACAAAGTTTTGCAACCAAATTTGTattcaattgtttttttttatcaacaatAAACTcaacttttaatttaaattaggTGGTTGTAAGTTTAGGTTGAGTTATAGGATAGCTATGCTGTGAGAATTCCTTGGAAAACGAGCAcgtcataaaatatttgatgagATCGTC
Encoded proteins:
- the LOC102717248 gene encoding DUF21 domain-containing protein At4g14240, whose product is MAAAMGRARAASLAAAVRVAAATARPASSVAAAAGVGFAGLVVQGEDTPFGSVWWWAYAGISCFLVLFAGIMSGLTLGLMSLGLVELEILQRSGTDAEKAQAAAILPVVQKQHQLLVTLLLCNAVAMEALPIFLDRIFHPVVAVILSVTFVLAFGEVIPQAICTRYGLAVGANFVWLVRILMIICYPISYPIGKLLDCALGHNESALFRRAQLKALVSIHSKEAGKGGELTHDETTIISGALDLTEKTAEEAMTPIESTFSLDVDSKLDWEAIGKILARGHSRVPVYSGGPRNIIGLLLVKSLLTVRAETETPVSAVSIRRIPRVPADMPLYDILNEFQKGSSHMAAVVKAKPKNVPLPDKTETNREVAGEPQLTAPLLSNTDERAENVVVDIEKPQSRQVNGNKPHSIQHYDTPHTMSRSSEDIDDGEVVGIITLEDVFEELLQEEIVDETDEYVDVHKRIRVAAAAAASSVARAPSVRRLTGQKAAGAQNRPGQPTGILKKPGEGDSSPSKHQVNLVEPLLGNKR